From the genome of Scleropages formosus chromosome 25, fSclFor1.1, whole genome shotgun sequence:
ACGCTGCTGGCGCGCTCCCATTGGTCGGGGTGCGCTCGACAGCGTTCGAGCTGTCAATCAAGTCGAGCGAACTCCAGAGAAGGGCATTTAACCCTTCGCGTGCGGGACGAACACGGAGCCATGTGATGAAATTGGAAAAGAAAATTTTTGAGctttatacaaataaaatggCTTGCTGAGGTGTCGGGTGTGTAATCAGTGACATGGAAGGAACTCAATCACACTTAGAGACGCGTGTAATGAGAGCAGAGGCCGCAGCCCTGATCTATGTATGTTCTCCAAGAAAACTAGATTCGCACCATTTCACTCCTGTGTGTTCTATTCATACTGGAAAACTGTGTATTTGTGGGCAGACAAACGAGCCTGAAATCATAGCGGAGAAAATGCAGGGAAATGCAGCAGGTCTGAGCGGAAACGGCAGCGACGCGTTGACCTTTCACTTTCGTTCattaggtggcgcagtggttagagctgctgcttcgtACCTGAAGGGTCCAGGTTtcaatcctgctcctgctgcacaaACTTGGTCTTACTTCTTTACACTGAATCGCTGctgtaaaatttaccctgccaTATTAATAGATACATCACTCAGTGTACCATATTGTACAAACCTCACTTTATAACTcgccatggagaaaagcatgagatatATGAATTATTgtgattataattattattagtactaaataataatacatataataagAGCATTCCTCACAGAATTATCATAGGACGTGTTTCCTGTGATTTTCGGATTGTCAGCACACCTCCTCCTTTCTCCTGAATCCCCCAAAACAAATTAGCTATCAGTCCTCAttgtgtggtggtggggggtgtttGCTTCCACCCTTTGGAACTGCTGTAAGAAACGCCCCCACTGTCATACTGggccaaaaacaaacacattatttacaggaCTCCTACCGCTCTGGCCTCAGGACCCCTGAAgaacccccccccatccagaCCGACGGACCGAAAGCATTTCATGTCCGACTCCACGGGTCGGACACATTCCACCTGTATATAAAGGCCTcctcaaaaatataatttcatacaCAGCCATGTGTCACTTGTTAAATGCACAGGGGGTCAGATCATAATTTTACTATAAAGGCTCAGCCATTTATGATACATTATCATGAAGGCTCTCGTCATACATCGTTATGTACTTTCGCTCCAGAAATGGTGTCCCGGACGATGCTGGATTCAGGGGTCGATGCAGGAGGAAGCAGCGTTCATATATAATGGGAAATAATTTCTGGAGAAATGAAAAGGAACTCCCGCGGACAGGGAGCTATTAGCGCCGCGGAGACGGAGCCCCTCCAAGAGGAGCCATAATGAAGGAGCGCGGCGCAGGAAAAGGCTCCTCGGCGGAGGAAATCACAGCCTGCCTGGGGTGCGGGAACGTGGTAATTCACCACAGCGGGAATGCGGGCTGGGGGAACGGAGGCTGGAATAGGGCACAGGGAGCCTGATGAATAGGAGGCCAAGAGAGGGAAGAGAAGACAACACTGTGAGGAAAAGGGTTGGCGGGGTGTGTGAGCGAAGACGGGAAATTCTgcaatttcttttaataattgtaTCGTCGTTGAAGAAATATGGTGCGTTAGTGTGgtcatttctgtgtttcttcattttttattattctttgaaTTGTCTGAAGGTGCTGAAGGCCGGATTATTGGAATGTTactgtttttaatcttttttcgccgtttatttattgtttcagttgttCACACGCACACCTATTTGTGCAGCCAGTAAATCAACTGGACTGTTTTAATTACTGATAAGAGCTGAAACGAAAGccaattttaattaagtttgaTGCACAATATTCTTGGCAGGTTCTCACACAGTTAGAAaccatattttcagtttttttacaccGTTTCGGAAGGAGCCGTGCAGGCGTTCCCGTGTCAATAAGGACACCACGAAGCGGTTCTGTCGCCCGTTCTTAcacacctccaccccccacccccacttatGAGGTCCCGCAGAAGCCCACCCCCGCGTCGCTCAAGGGGGCCGAAGGAGAGACGAGCGAAGGGAAGGGAGAGACAGCGCGGAGGACCCCAGTGACCACCCCCATAACTGACTGTGGATACGAGGGGATTCCGGGGGGCGCTGCTGATGCCCTGCGAGCTTTACCCTACCGATACCCTCCTGCCTTTACATAAAGGATTAAGCCAAACAGGTGATCTCAGCTGCGAGGAAAACCCCATCCAGTGGTAGGACACACTCTGAGCGGGACCTGTGTTTACACCAGTTAGGGGGTCGTGACCTCGAGCACTTGCTCTGGCCTAAAAAACACCACAGACAGGAAACAAGACACAGCGGTGACAGTAAAAGAAGGGAAGGTGGTGTAAAGAGGGCTGTGCAGAGATGAGGGTGAGAAAGATGAGTGACAGCAGAACAAGCCAATCAGGAgtgaatctcacctccttcaGCCAGCCCTCCCCTTCCTCTTCAGGCGGGGGGTTGAGGGGGGCGGTGGCTCCGCTCTTATCAGGGGGACTGATGATCAGCCTCATGGGAAGAGACACCATTACCTTTTTCGGGCGGTGACCCTGGCTCTGTCAACCACTCGAACCCTTGAACCCTCTGACTCTTACATCGCTAACTCGCTAACCTCCACAGAGCTCCCGCTTCACACACTCATCCAGGGGACTAACAAGTGTCTGGTGACAGAAACCCCCCTCAAAGCCACGACCCCGACCCATCCCTCTGGCTCCCTGGGGATGCGACACACGCAGATCACCGCAGCCGATGTCGAACCCCCTGCGATGCAATCAAAGAGACAGCTGCGGGCACGGCTGGACCACGCAGAGCACGGAAAGATCAATTATAAACCAATTAGAGAGACGGGGGGTTGAGGGGTCGAATccctgcacgcacgcacacacacacacatacacacacacacacacacacacacactggatttccaaacagcacacacagcaggggGTCTCTGCTCACCTGCAGACACATCAGCTGCTTGATATGTCTAATCTGTAAGCATCTAGTTCTTTTGCATAGCACAGAAAGACGTGTTCAGGAGATCAATCGTTTTAATTTGCACAGATTGTCCCCGTCGTTGGACATTATTGACTTGGTGTCAAGGGACTTCCTGGGACTTGATGAATTAATAACTACAATAAGAGATCATATTGGGATGGTCCAGGATGTGTCTGGGGGGATATGGTCTCCGGGTCAAGGAGGTTGGCACTCGAAGGCCGGACAGGATCCTAAAACTGCCCCCAGACTGGAAAGAGTTCTtcttacaataataataataataataataataataagaagaagaagaagaagaagaagaagaagaagaagaagaaatttctCAGAGTAGGCCCCACAAAGAAACGCAAAAGCTACCAACCAAAGAACAGCTGGCCGGTTTTGAATCTCAGCAAAGATTTAATGAGTAATTGATagactgactgacacacacacacacacacacacacacacacacacacacacacacacacacacacacagagccagtcGTGCTACGGGGGGAAACACGTCGCACCGTGAAACACACTCGTACCTCGGATACTTTTCCAGGTGCCTTATACGGAATCCCGCAGTAACCTTGAACTCGCGCCTCCTCGCGAATCGCGAGCGCCACCTTGCGGCCACCCTGAGCACTGCGACCATTTACATTGTGTCACCCAGCAATTCATTAATGCTCATTTACGTTCATTAATGTTCGTTTGCGCGATGACGTTTATatgcataaaacatttatactaCGGGAAATAAAGAGGAAAGATGTAAAAGGTGGAAGCCAGCCGTCACCAGAGTAACTCAgatccatatactgtatatatgctttttgttttaattaaacatgtACTAGATCATGACATAACACGAGTAGGTGCGTGAAGGTTCCAGTCAATCTGAGCGCGTGCgatgtactgtgctgtactgtactgtactgtattaccAAAGAAGCGGCGACAAGAGTCCGCCTTTTGCACGCGGACGGAACTCGAACCTTCGGCCCCGGATCTCGCGCCTTTGTCCCGGGCTCccccagcagggggcagtgtaACACCGCCGCGCTGCCTCGCGCTTTTTCgcttcctcctgctgtcacaaTATTATTGTGGCGCGGTGAagcgcagaaaaaaaaacacgctgGAGAACAATGAGTGGGAATGTGGGCGCGAGCGATTAGCGCAAACAATGAATGAGCTCAAAGAGcgggcgagcgagcgcgcgctcCCTCGCGCCCCCCGCGTCCGTCCGGGCCCGCGTTCCAGCGCTTTTCCAGCTTCCCTGCGGCCTTTCTGTTGTTTCTGGcctggggtgcggtggggtAGGGGGAGCCGAGGGCAGCGCGGAGGCACCGGAGTGTCTGCTGGTGGCCTTCGCTCCCTCGCTCACTCACCCACATAGAGGAGGGCGAGCGGGCCGTACGGGGCCGACGGAGCCCGCTGCAGGTGGGACCGGTTGGAGGTGCGAGGCCGGTGGCACCGCTCTTATTTTAGACACGGCCACGTGCGACTGGAGCGGAAGGAGGTTCCCTCCAGGTCAGaggcgtgcgtgtgtgcgaaTGCGAACCGCTTCTACGCAACACACCCCGCGGTGGCAACACGCTCTCGGACGACACGCGCCCTGAGGCTCCGGAGGGGGCGGTTCCTGACCCCCGCGGCTCATCCTCGGCTCGAAATGTTACGACCGCAAATAGAACAATTTATCTGGATTTAGGCACTCGAACGCAGAAAGGGTGTGTATCCTTGCGTTTCCTGAGGCGTacatgagaaaacacacacgtcGATATCTATATTCACAGACAAATACATAGTATATTCAGACATGTTTTAAACACACTATGCGTGGTATGTAAGGATAAGTTAAAGGCCACTAGTCTCTctcaggcgcacacacacacacacacacacacacacacacacacacacacacacacacacacacacacacacacacacacacacacacacgccactgGGCAGGCACATGGTGTGAAAACTAGGCCTGGCTGCTATCGCGGCTCACCGCAGCACTCCTGCGTACTCAGGCGCGTGCGGTCGCGGTCCTCCCGCGGGCTCCTCCCGGTGCCTGGGAAGCGTGTGTGCTGTGGGTGAGGCCTGTGCCCGTGTCCAGTCACTTCCCGGAGCTTTTTAAAGTGTTGCGCCACCAAACACCCCCTTCTCTGCCAGGACTGCCGTCACCCGACCGTCAGCGCAGCAGCGCTCCTCGCACGCTCGGTGACGGCGGGTCCCGGGTTCGGGTGGATCGCGGCACAGCACCGAACCTGGAATCTCACCCCCCCGGCCCACAGAGGACCACCCCACAATGAGGAGAGTTGACAGGTGAgtcagtttccatggcaacaggaaaGCGTGAGCTTTGGGAGCGAGTTAAGTACAAGAGCAGCCCCTCGCGGATTACGGGGGACCCGTGCGGTCAGTGGAGCAGTTTGACATGTGTATGATAAGGTACCAGCTGACCGCACAGCCCAGCGCTGCCCGTGTCCAGGGCGGACAGGAAAGGCAGGAAACTGACTGAAACACGGGGCTATTCTGGCCGCAGGCGTCTCCATAGCTAAGAATAGGATGTGTCCCACGCAAGGTGCGGAAGGGAAGGACGGGGAACAGAGGGGCGGAGCCAGCAGATCAAAGCAATTCCCACCCTGCGGACTTcctttcggggggggggagacaacacaggcacaaaacagaaaaatagaaGCACAATACACAGCCATCAGAGCAAACCGTCTCAACAAGAACCATCTAACCGCTCTCCTTTTGATGTGGGCAAaaaagaagacacacacacacacctggacaaCATAACAGCAGTGAAACTGAGCAAGTTGACACCCCACACTCCACATGTCCTCTTACTGTCCAACACGGTTTTTTGTCCAATCAGAACACTTCTGTGGATGTGGTTTCCAGTTTGGccacaccccctcaccccctggatgaatgacacacacacactgtctgtgaGGAAATCACTACACTTTATGGGTAAGATTGTGTTACACTCATTGTTCTGACTAATAAACAGAACAGTTTGATATGATGTGAACAGTTGAAGAAACTCGGACAGCAACGCGTTGCTGATGTGATCGAGAAGTTTTCCGGAACCTTCCAGCAGTTTGTCCATCCTGGGGCTCAACATTGATGCCTTTGCCCCTCCGCTGCCGATGTTGAGATCGGTCCCACGCTTGAGCCGGACATTGACCATGAACACCTTATCGCTCAGCCCTGACGGTCACAATCTGTTCAAGCGGGGAGTGTGTCGACCGCTCACTCCAGAACGCCTCCAGATGTCCTTCAGCACACTTTCATAGGAGGATCAGCATCTTTGAAGCTTAAATTCAGTTTTGGAAGGTTGTTGAAACCCCATGGCGGTCGGCCTCCCGTAACTCGCGGTGCTCGTGCGGTCCAGCAGAAACATCACGATCCGTTGAGAATCCCAGAATCCCCTGAAGCTCAGAGCTGCGGCCAGAGCACAGTTCCACCCTTTCGTGACGCGCGTGGTGTGTATTGGCACGTACGGCCAGAGGAGTGAGCAGGACCGATGGGCACTTCCTTGGTGaatgtgccacctgctggaatCACAGCTGGGTCGCAGTAAAATCCATccggagacacacacacacacacacacacacacacacacacacacacacaaaacattgcACCCCTCATAGTAGCCATGAGGCCAAAAGCAAAATCACAACTGCTGCTCCCTAAGAACAGTAGAATGTCCCTCCGCTGAAGTTCTTAGCGACAGTAACAGGCCGGAGCACAGCGCCCCCTATCTGTCACAGCCAAAGTTTCTCCAGCTCAATGTCCATTTGCAGCGAAACGCTCACAGAAGTGGTCATCAGAAGGAAATAATACACATGAGCAAGAGCGGTCTAGGCGACCCAGTAGCATCTGTCTGGGTGGCGTGCTAATGTGAAAGCACTGGTTGGAACCGGGACGGGACCCCATCCCTTGCGTTCGCTGGTCGCGCCGCTCAGCTCGACTCGGCTCAGACTGTCCaactttaacaataaaaaacattttaatcatgTTAAAAGGCACCATTGATAAAAATAGCAATAGAAAATTTTACAAGAGATAGACAGGAATGCCGTGTCTCggttgggggtggtggtggtgggaggggggccTTCGGCGCTGACTGATGAGGGAGCTCAGGCCAACGTCGGACACGGCGGCAGTCCTTGGCACCTCGCTCAGCGGAGCGGCTGCACGGTCCGCCGGGGGGCGCTGGAACGACGCCGCTCCTCAGACCGTACCGCGGTAGCCGTAGTGGTTGTTGCGTTCGGTCTCGGCGATCTGTAGGGTGGCCTTGGGCTCCAGAACCTCCCTCTGGTCCGCCTCGGCTTGCAGGCTGCAGGACGGCCGCTGCTTGAAGAAGTCTGACACGTAGCGCACCTGGAGGGGGTACGAGAGCGATGGCCCGAGCTCAGGGAAACGCGGCTCCAGAAGCGCCGAGGCCGAACCCGGCGGCACGGCGCCCCCTGGAGGATCTCGGAAGACGAAAGCGACGTCATTTCTCGCAGCTTGGCTCGTCTCCATGGCGACGGCAACCGCTTTTCAGATGCGGTAAGTGCAGCGAAGAGCACGTTTTAAAAGTGTGAGCGGGACTTACGTTGAGAACGGCGATGAGCGCCCCCTGCAGAAAGCCCACCAGAACGTCGCTCCAGTGGTGCTTGTAGTCGGAGACACGCGTGTAGCCCACGTACACGGCAAACGCCACCAGGAAGAACTGGATCGTGGGCCGCAGGAGCCGGGCCCACTTGGCCACCATCCGCGCTTGGATGTAGAGCTGCTCAGAGAcagaggggtgggggtgagggcgAGCGAGGCAGTGCGTCTTGTACAATGTGACCCTGAGGGGGGCGCTGCTGCCACTGTGCAGCACTTCCTGTCTTTCCAGAGCATCTGTTCGGTTATCAGTCCAGAGCTGAGCGACAGCGTTTCCACGTCCTCTGAGAGGGACCGATAAGACCCCGAGACCTGGTCTCAACTttaccccctggagagcagacAGACACGCCAGTGCAGCTGCTATggtgtgaaatgaaatgcacaaacagGACATCGGGCGCCGCTGATAGGACTAAACACTGGAAATCGCACTGTTTTTTTTGGCACCACGCGATTGACCTTCCAGCACATTctatagcccccccccccaccctgctgttccttgcacacgcacacgctgccCCCTGGGGGTTTGCCACGGTGCGACACGGAGCCGGTAGGCGCCTGGGCAGCATCCGGGAAAGGGGGGGAGGTCGTCCATCCTGTGGCCCCGACTGAGGGCACTCTCAGTCATCTTCCAGAGAGGCACCCTTGGAAAAGCAACCCCCGCCCCAACATGTATCCATGGCAACGACGTTACCCAGGCGACGGCACTCACCGCCAGGAAGAGCATGCAGTACATGCCGAAAGAGGAGTGTCCGGAGTAGAAGGACAGCCTGCGGCAGAAAGACACGATCACACTTGAGCACAAGAGGCTCACCGGAGAGCACCGAACAGCAGGGGGAGCAGCAGTCGGCGATCTGGACCCGAGGTCAGCGGCTGCGATTTTACACCGTTTACTGGCAGCACGTGGCAAGGGGACGGGCCGTACCGGGACTCGGTGACGTTGCGGGGGTCTCCGGTGCAGTTGATGTTCTGCACGTATCCCACGCAGGACTTGGGCGCGCACACGGCCAGGAAGTTGGGCCGCGGCCGGCCGATGGTGTACTTGGCCATGTCGGTGAGGGACTGGCTCACGGCGGCGCCGAACGTGAACGTGCCGACTACCTTGTAGAGGGCCGACACGTACTGGTTGAAGTCCGAGTTGGAGTGGAGGCGCTTGGTGTAGACGAGGTAGGCCTCCCCAGACGTGATCTGAGAAAAGACACGCGGAGTGGCAGGAGCTCCGAGTGAACGccacagcgtgtgtgtgtcggggggggggggtctcggtGCagggcaacttacaatgatgaCGGTGCAGGAGATAGTCACGGCGGCCATCAGCCCATGCGTGATGGTGTCGGGCTTGGAAGGGTACTGGATGCTCTGGTCATCACAGTAGACCCCCCGCTGGTAGGGCCTGGACACGATGGTCATGATGAGGAAGGGCAGCGAGGCTGTGGTGGGGACAGGGGGACACTGTTTCGAACTCAAATACACACCTGCGCTGGAAACGCTTGTCACACTGGCACCACCTCCTGAACCCATCATTTTGAGGTCGTCACGTTGAACAACAAAACATCACATTCCCATTCACTCAGTCATTCATTCCCCCAAAAGTGTGTTTGAGACCCTTCAAAagggagggattcagtagcactgagggacaaaggggacccattccaccacatctgactcagaacccagaaccttcagcCTTTCCATTTTGGACCTCTCTTGCTGGACCGTGGGGgatgatcaggtcctgtaggtgtcAGGACTGAGACCCTTTGACTCCCTTCATTCCTGAGGGCTTCTGTTTGGGCCTCGACACCACGCCCCTGGGGTTGAGCCCAGCTGGAGAGTAAAGTCCACAAAGAGCTCAGGgtcgtaacacacacacacacacacacacacacacacacacacacacacacacacacacacacacacacacacacaccccttctaCATCCTTGCTGCCTTTTCCTGTAATATAACGAGAAGCGCATTATAGTAACATGGACCTTGAGGGCTAGCTTcgggagaaataaaaaacacttcCCACCCCCCGCAGGGAACCAGGAGCCTTGAGCATAACCTCCTCAGTCCCGTTGTCATGGTGACAACATATCAGTTACTGCGATTGAGGTCCATGCCATCCAATAGTCCCCAACACCCTAGCCCAGGCTACTGACTTTCCTCTTGTTCCAGAGTGCTGTCATCAGGCTCCGCCTCTCACAGCTGTTTTATCTGTAACCATGGCGACGCTGTCAATCAAGCCAACGCAGCTCTCCGCTTTCAGCAGTGAGGGATGGAAGGTCCTCGGTGAGACGAAGGCTGTGACGcaggggaggtggaggggaccgAGCTGGGGACCACCAGGTAAAgggtcctgctcttgtaccctagAGCTGGGAGCTGAACAACGAGTCGAGACATTGTAAAAGGTGACATTTTCCGTGGTCACTGTaggtaaagcatcagctaggggggggaaaaaaaaaaaaaaaaaaaaaaaaaaaagatatgtgGCACTGGGGAGGCCCCCCCAACAGAGTGTGGGTGCAGATAACAGGACTCTTCACTGGGAAGCGGGGCTATCAGCCAGCTgatgtcaccccccccccccccccagcactaTCAACACCTCACAGGCCCTGCTGCTGGCACCAGACACACACGCTGCTCGTGACAGACAGCGCCACGGGAAGACCCAGCAGGCCCGGGTTCGACAGGGTTTCAAAGCCACCCGTCCCCTTCCGTGCCAACTGACACGGCGCCCGTCCGCATCACAGCGAGGACAGCGAGAGGACAAAGACTGTGTCCCCATGTACCCACAGAGGGGCATTACGGGAAGGAGCAGGACAGGATTGAAGGGGCGGGTCACAGGTTCCTTCAGTGACCTGCTGCATGGCACCAAGGGGTCCACCGACAGACGTCCAGTGAGGTGTCCA
Proteins encoded in this window:
- the plpp2a gene encoding phospholipid phosphatase 2 isoform X3, with translation MTIVSRPYQRGVYCDDQSIQYPSKPDTITHGLMAAVTISCTVIIITSGEAYLVYTKRLHSNSDFNQYVSALYKVVGTFTFGAAVSQSLTDMAKYTIGRPRPNFLAVCAPKSCVGYVQNINCTGDPRNVTESRLSFYSGHSSFGMYCMLFLALYIQARMVAKWARLLRPTIQFFLVAFAVYVGYTRVSDYKHHWSDVLVGFLQGALIAVLNVRYVSDFFKQRPSCSLQAEADQREVLEPKATLQIAETERNNHYGYRGTV
- the plpp2a gene encoding phospholipid phosphatase 2 isoform X2 codes for the protein MTDPGKKKIFVVLDVLCVLVASLPFLIMTIVSRPYQRGVYCDDQSIQYPSKPDTITHGLMAAVTISCTVIIITSGEAYLVYTKRLHSNSDFNQYVSALYKVVGTFTFGAAVSQSLTDMAKYTIGRPRPNFLAVCAPKSCVGYVQNINCTGDPRNVTESRLSFYSGHSSFGMYCMLFLALYIQARMVAKWARLLRPTIQFFLVAFAVYVGYTRVSDYKHHWSDVLVGFLQGALIAVLNVRYVSDFFKQRPSCSLQAEADQREVLEPKATLQIAETERNNHYGYRGTV
- the plpp2a gene encoding phospholipid phosphatase 2 isoform X1, which translates into the protein MMGSGGGASVTSVSSAGVYLSSKQCPPVPTTASLPFLIMTIVSRPYQRGVYCDDQSIQYPSKPDTITHGLMAAVTISCTVIIITSGEAYLVYTKRLHSNSDFNQYVSALYKVVGTFTFGAAVSQSLTDMAKYTIGRPRPNFLAVCAPKSCVGYVQNINCTGDPRNVTESRLSFYSGHSSFGMYCMLFLALYIQARMVAKWARLLRPTIQFFLVAFAVYVGYTRVSDYKHHWSDVLVGFLQGALIAVLNVRYVSDFFKQRPSCSLQAEADQREVLEPKATLQIAETERNNHYGYRGTV